A window of Aeromicrobium sp. Root236 contains these coding sequences:
- a CDS encoding transglutaminase family protein, producing MKRSVSAHLQLHLHDHADLIFSIAVAEGHATTETFTIRSGGVELEPHEIAGRHGTRLHRLTGPPGHMTIDYAAEVVGQAEPAAVEELDLIEYRRPSRYCESDTLFSTANSEFAGVHGKELLDAVTSWVGAHLSYVPGASQPTDGAVATMLAREGVCRDYAHLVVALLRALDVPARLASVYAPGLYPMDFHAVAEAYIEDAWQVVDATTLAPRGSLLRIATGQDASETAFLSQHWARVDLLSMNVTAVVDSLPTDDLAQLTQLR from the coding sequence GTGAAGCGATCCGTCTCGGCCCACCTGCAGCTCCACCTTCACGACCACGCAGACCTGATCTTCTCGATCGCGGTCGCCGAGGGACACGCCACGACCGAGACGTTCACCATCCGGTCCGGCGGCGTCGAGCTCGAGCCGCACGAGATCGCCGGGCGCCACGGCACGCGGCTGCACCGTCTCACGGGACCTCCCGGTCACATGACGATCGACTACGCCGCCGAGGTCGTCGGCCAGGCCGAGCCGGCCGCCGTCGAGGAGCTCGACCTCATCGAGTACCGGCGGCCGAGCCGCTACTGCGAGTCCGACACGTTGTTCTCGACCGCCAACTCCGAGTTCGCCGGCGTCCATGGCAAGGAGCTGCTCGACGCGGTCACCTCATGGGTGGGCGCCCACCTCTCGTACGTGCCGGGCGCGAGCCAGCCGACCGACGGCGCGGTCGCCACGATGCTGGCGCGTGAAGGCGTCTGCCGTGACTACGCCCACCTCGTCGTGGCTCTCCTCAGGGCGCTCGACGTCCCCGCTCGGCTGGCCTCGGTGTACGCGCCGGGGCTCTACCCCATGGACTTCCACGCGGTCGCCGAGGCATACATCGAGGACGCGTGGCAGGTCGTCGACGCGACGACGCTGGCGCCTCGTGGCAGCCTCCTGCGCATCGCGACAGGCCAGGACGCCTCCGAGACGGCGTTCCTCTCCCAGCACTGGGCGCGCGTCGACCTGCTGTCGATGAACGTCACGGCCGTCGTCGACTCCCTGCCGACCGACGACCTTGCCCAGCTGACCCAGCTGCGCTGA